The Cyanobacterium sp. T60_A2020_053 DNA segment AAAAGTTATCAGGTCATTTTTTTGTGTTAACAAATGGTGAGCATATCGGCAAAAGAGGAGTTAATAAAATTATCGAAAAATCAGCGCCCTCCACCGTAGAAAAAAAAGACTATTACTTACCCGGTTTAGCAGGGGGAGGTGTGCAATGGCAAGATAATTATGGTAATGTTTCTCATCCGGGAGTAACCACAAAAGAATTAGATTTTTTAGCCTCAATTCCTCATATTGCGAGGGAAAAACTTGAGCAATTTTGTCAGCAACATTGTCCATTTTTTACTGAAGCAGAAAAAGATCGTATTATTGACGCTGTAATCCTTGATAACTTTGTTTCTCCTACTATCAACTTAAATACTTTTTATGAAGCATTACAGGGTAAAAATGATCTTTATTTACAATTACAAAAAGATATGGAATCTTTAATGAATTTTTTATTAGACTCTGCCACTAAGCAAGGTTTAAATAATTCATTTTTTATTCATTATGCGCCTAATTTAGGTCGAGATGCAAATGGTTTAGAAATTGTGCGCCCTGCCACCGAAAATGATTCTGGTACTACTGATTTTCAGTTTATGGTGACGGGCGCTGTGAAAGAAGCTGGAGTTTTATTTATTCTCAATTATTACTATTTTTTACAAACGGGTAAATATCCTCTCGGTGATGATTTTAATGTGCGGAGGGCGCCTCATAATTTAGATGATTTATTAAATTTAATTATTGATAATTTTGATCCTAAATTTATGCCTTTTATTATGGGTGTGGGTGACACTGTTAATAGTTTAGTGATGGAAAACAATGGAAAAAAAGATGTTAAAAGGGGAGGCAGTGATCGTAATTTTTTACAATTAATTAACAATTTAGGCAATAAATTAAATATTGATTCGGCGGTGGTATATATTGACAGTTCACAAGGAGAAATTAAAAACCGTAAGCCGTTAAAATTAGCAGAAATTGAAGGGGAAATCAAGGTAATTTCTGGACCTAATGATGATCGAGATGCTGATGATTCTTTAACTTTAAATGTAGTTTTTCCTAACGGTTATCAGCAATATTGTAACTTTTTAATTGATGTTGCCAATCAAAAAGGGCAAAGTTAAAAGGGCAAAGGGGAGAAAAAATTTAGAATTGAGAATTAAGAAAACAATTACTTCTACATTCCTCTCATTATCCCTTGATTCTTTGGCGCAAAATTTCATAAAGACAAATAGCGGTAGCAACAGAGGCGTTTAAACTGGGGGTTTTTCCCGTCATGGGAATGGAAACGAGAAAATCGCAAGATTTCGCCACCGATTGACTAATACCTTTATCTTCAGCGCCCACCACCAAACCCAGCGCCCCTGTCATTTTAGTATGATGTAAGTAGTTATTAGTCTCCATGGTTGTGCCGTAAATCCAGAATCCAGCCTCTTGTAATTCCTTAATAGCTTGGTTCAAATTTACTACTCTAGCAATGGGAAAATGCTCCAGCGCCCCTACCGCCACTTTCATTACAGTGGAGTTAACACCCACCGCACGGCGCTGAGGAATAATTAAGCCTTGCATTCCCAAGGCTTCGGCGGTGCGGATAATTGCCCCTAAATTGTGAGGATCATTTATACCATCGGCAATAATAATTACGGGGTCATTTTTTGCCTGTTTTGCCTGACGAATTAAATCCGCTAATTCCAAGTATTCATAAGGCGCAACGGTTATAGCAATGCCTTGATGATTGGCAAAATTAGTCACCTGACTCAATCTTTTATTATCCACAACATCCAATACAGCGCCCTTCCCCTTGGCATCTTGTAATAATTCACTAAAACGCGCATCATGGAGAATTTTCGTGGTGGCATAAATACGGTTTAACGGGCGCTCATTTTTTAATACTTCCAACACTGGATAACACCCATATACCAAGTCTTGATTGATGTCTATTTCCTCTGTTTCTGGGGTGGAGGGCGCTGGTTTTTTTACGATGGGTTTATTAATTTTTGGTGTATTCTTCATCATTTCTGATCGTTAAAATATTTATTTTAACCTAATTTATTTGGTAACGGTGGAGGGCGCTTTTTAAGTAAGAAGTAAAAAGTAATAATGGAGAGGAAAAACCGTATAGATATTGATTTTAATTCCAAAACTCTTGTTGTAATTTAGTAGCAGTTTGAGATAATCTGCTTTTATGCAAAATTTTAATAAATTTTTGTTTAGAAATAGGAGGATTCTTTAACATTTTTATTTGTTCTTCAAGAGCATTAATAAATTTTTCTCTATTATTAATTAATAATTGTTC contains these protein-coding regions:
- the stpA gene encoding glucosylglycerol 3-phosphatase is translated as MSSIAQIKDLSLSLNHSLLKEKLINQENILIIQDLDGVCMKLVKNPLDRVINWQYVQCIKKLSGHFFVLTNGEHIGKRGVNKIIEKSAPSTVEKKDYYLPGLAGGGVQWQDNYGNVSHPGVTTKELDFLASIPHIAREKLEQFCQQHCPFFTEAEKDRIIDAVILDNFVSPTINLNTFYEALQGKNDLYLQLQKDMESLMNFLLDSATKQGLNNSFFIHYAPNLGRDANGLEIVRPATENDSGTTDFQFMVTGAVKEAGVLFILNYYYFLQTGKYPLGDDFNVRRAPHNLDDLLNLIIDNFDPKFMPFIMGVGDTVNSLVMENNGKKDVKRGGSDRNFLQLINNLGNKLNIDSAVVYIDSSQGEIKNRKPLKLAEIEGEIKVISGPNDDRDADDSLTLNVVFPNGYQQYCNFLIDVANQKGQS
- the rlmB gene encoding 23S rRNA (guanosine(2251)-2'-O)-methyltransferase RlmB — encoded protein: MMKNTPKINKPIVKKPAPSTPETEEIDINQDLVYGCYPVLEVLKNERPLNRIYATTKILHDARFSELLQDAKGKGAVLDVVDNKRLSQVTNFANHQGIAITVAPYEYLELADLIRQAKQAKNDPVIIIADGINDPHNLGAIIRTAEALGMQGLIIPQRRAVGVNSTVMKVAVGALEHFPIARVVNLNQAIKELQEAGFWIYGTTMETNNYLHHTKMTGALGLVVGAEDKGISQSVAKSCDFLVSIPMTGKTPSLNASVATAICLYEILRQRIKG